GGCGGTCTTGTAGGCGGCGACCTCGGCGAACAGGTCGGGCAGGTCGCGCACGTAGAGGCCGTCGACGGGGTAGCCGACGTTCTCCAGGTTCCACTCGGTGAGCGACTCGATGATGCCCGGGCGGGCGGTGACGAAGAAGACGTCGACCCCACGGGACTTGGCGTACTTGGCCAGCGCCAGGGAGGGCTTCATGGCCGGGGTCGGCAACTGGTACCAGGGCGTGTAGTGCGTCTCCAGCGTCGTGTTGTCGATGTCGAAGACGATGGCGAGCTTCTGCCCCGAGGAGTTCGCGGTGCGCTGCTGTATGTAGGGCGTGGCCGTGTCGATGACGGCCTTCAC
The DNA window shown above is from Streptomyces akebiae and carries:
- a CDS encoding HAD family acid phosphatase, which encodes MTASGVGRRITTVATVAVLGLGASMTAAVPAAAAPSTAAVVAATAAEVDYATWQKDVKAVIDTATPYIQQRTANSSGQKLAIVFDIDNTTLETHYTPWYQLPTPAMKPSLALAKYAKSRGVDVFFVTARPGIIESLTEWNLENVGYPVDGLYVRDLPDLFAEVAAYKTASRADIESDGYTIVANVGNNTTDLVGGHAERTFKLPDYDGLLD